The DNA sequence GCGCTGCTTCTTTCGACTGCGAAGACAGATGGCCGGCGGCATTCGCAGACCGCAATCCGTTCcggcggagaaaaaggaggagagtCAGAAGAAGCGGTCTCCGAATCGGCTGATCGTCGAGGAGGCGATCAACGACGACAACAGCGTCGTGGCGCTGAACCCAGCGAAGATGGAGGAGCTGCAGATcttccgaggagacaccgtcCTTCTGAAGGGAAAGATGCGGCATGACaccgtctgcgtcgtcctGGCCGACCAGGACCTCGACGAAGGAAAGATTCGCCTGAACAAAGTCGTGCGCAAGAACCTCAGAGTGAAGCTCGGAGGTGCGGCGAAAAAGATGGACcgacggagaaagacgaaggacaaagggagagcgagaaagaagcatgCAGGGGTGCAggggagaaacacagagagcgcgggaagaaggaccacgcacgaaaaaaaacggggGAAAAGCGCGTCCGAGGGAATTCGTTTTAGGCGAGAACGGAAGGAGCgccgggtgtatgtacacctggaggGAGACCGAGTGTCGAGGAGACTCCGGATGCGGTTCGAaggaacgaaagaagagacgaaacgggaGGCTGCTTTTTGTCGGGGAGCGTGAGGCATGGGCACACACAGTTTTGTGCAGTTGCTCTCAAGATGGAAGAAAGCGAATTTGCAGGGGGGTCCCTGCGAGTCTTACGAGTTCTGATTTGTAGAGACACCCCAGAGGGTGCAGACAACATCCTTGGTCAATGCCTCGCGCtgtggaaaaagaaacagtCGGGCGCTTCCTCGCATGctcttttgtcttttccCTCTGGTTGTGGCTCTCGTtgtccttcgccttctcatGGAACAGTGTTTCGGTCATGTTTCGTCACACGCTGTGAAGCGCTCCTCGTTTGGATCTTCGTCCTTTCCCTTGCCGTCTGTCCTGCGGAGTGCGCTGCTCGACCAGTGGCTCTCGAGGGATCATTATGGCCTCAAAGTCTCGCGGTCTTTCTCGCCGGTGTCTCCCAACAGANNNNNNNNNNNNNNNNNNNNNNNNNNNNNNNNNNNNNNNNNNNNNNNNNNNNNNNNNNNNNNNNNNNNNNNNNNNNNNNNNNNNNNNNNNNNNNNNNNNNNNNNNNNNNNNNNNNNNNNNN is a window from the Toxoplasma gondii ME49 unplaced genomic scaffold asmbl.1459, whole genome shotgun sequence genome containing:
- a CDS encoding transitional endoplasmic reticulum ATPase, putative (encoded by transcript TGME49_324300) — translated: MAGGIRRPQSVPAEKKEESQKKRSPNRLIVEEAINDDNSVVALNPAKMEELQIFRGDTVLLKGKMRHDTVCVVLADQDLDEGKIRLNKVVRKNLRVKLGVELLVRPPSVRDERDLRCLDLQVLASGFSVGNLFDIYLKPYFMEAYRPVRKGDLFLVRGGFRPVEFKESLKIVYVDVCLRLCALNMDRTENLCRGTAEK